TCGAGAAGCGGCCGCCAGTACTCCTCACCCATGACGACCACCGGGAAGCCGCTGATCTTGCCCGTCTGGATCAGCGTCGCCGTCTCGAACGCCTCGTCCATCGTGCCGAAGCCTCCGGGCAACACGACGAAGGCGTACGAGTACTTCACCAACATGACCTTCCGCACGAAGAAATAGCGGAAGTCGACAGAGAGGTCGACAAACGGGTTCGCCTGCTGCTCGTGCGGCAGCTCGATGTTGCACCCGACCGAATAGCCCCCGGCCTCGTGCGCACCGCGATTGGCAGCTTCCATGATGCCGGGGCCGCCGCCGGTCATCACGGTGAAGCCGGCGCGCGCGAGTCGCGCCCCGAGATCTCGTGCCAGCTCGTAGTAGGGATGCCCTTCGCGGAACCGCGCGGAGCCGAAGACCGTCACGCAAGGGCCGAGATCGTGGAGACGCCAGAAGCCGCGCAGAAACTCGCGGACGATGCGCGAGAGTCGCGCGAGCTCGTGGCGATGCTTGGCGGACCCTTCGAGAAAGCGCCCTTCGTCTTGGTGGCGCGGGGTCGATTTCAGCGGCTCTGCCCCTCGCACGGATCGACTCTAGCAGAGCCTCCAGGACCACCCCCGGGTTAGAATGGCGGCCTCGCCTTTCCCGGCCGCGTGCCCTGATCGCCGCGGCTCGCTCGCAGGAGGGACTTC
This genomic window from Holophagales bacterium contains:
- a CDS encoding TIGR00730 family Rossman fold protein; this encodes MRGAEPLKSTPRHQDEGRFLEGSAKHRHELARLSRIVREFLRGFWRLHDLGPCVTVFGSARFREGHPYYELARDLGARLARAGFTVMTGGGPGIMEAANRGAHEAGGYSVGCNIELPHEQQANPFVDLSVDFRYFFVRKVMLVKYSYAFVVLPGGFGTMDEAFETATLIQTGKISGFPVVVMGEEYWRPLLEFVRGTLVERGTIAPDDLDLFTVTDSPEEAVATVLAAAKEKFGLRWRPRRRRNPRRLAR